The Syntrophaceae bacterium genome contains a region encoding:
- a CDS encoding N-acyl homoserine lactonase family protein: protein MKTWTIKVLYFGSIKARLSMMWPAGMPPLGDMDIDLEGPYLGFLLQSGGRNILVDTGINDGFIVDGKAWGALPAEGGAVLVQKGLEKENLTPKDIDTVILTHLHNDHAGNCHLFPDARFIFQKDEWWNMLHPIPQQLARGDYDLSMIDFFKKPDVNKIMLDGDFQLEDGITAYKVPGGHSLGNQVIAVNTKKGTVALLGDIALTNFMAFPGTTELVDMKGKSHPIPPAPKTIGPAVPHLVIYDLFSFYAGINKVKAIASRYEPGFVIPGHEPSLIFTGI, encoded by the coding sequence ATGAAAACATGGACGATCAAGGTTCTCTATTTTGGAAGTATAAAGGCAAGGCTTTCAATGATGTGGCCGGCGGGAATGCCTCCACTGGGGGACATGGACATCGATCTTGAAGGGCCCTATCTCGGCTTCCTGCTCCAGTCCGGGGGGCGGAATATCCTCGTAGATACCGGTATTAACGATGGTTTCATTGTCGACGGCAAGGCGTGGGGTGCTCTGCCCGCCGAAGGCGGAGCAGTCCTGGTTCAAAAAGGGCTGGAAAAGGAGAATCTTACGCCAAAAGACATCGACACCGTCATTCTTACGCATCTCCACAACGATCATGCAGGGAATTGTCATTTGTTTCCCGATGCCCGCTTCATTTTCCAGAAGGATGAATGGTGGAATATGCTCCATCCGATTCCACAACAGCTTGCAAGGGGCGACTATGACTTGAGCATGATCGACTTTTTTAAAAAGCCGGACGTGAACAAGATCATGCTGGACGGCGATTTTCAGCTCGAAGACGGCATCACCGCCTATAAGGTACCGGGCGGACATTCTCTCGGCAATCAGGTGATTGCGGTGAACACGAAAAAAGGAACGGTTGCGCTGCTGGGCGATATTGCCCTGACGAACTTCATGGCCTTTCCCGGTACGACAGAACTTGTAGATATGAAAGGCAAATCGCATCCCATTCCGCCTGCGCCGAAAACGATCGGTCCGGCTGTTCCGCACCTCGTGATTTACGATTTGTTCTCCTTCTATGCCGGCATCAACAAGGTCAAGGCCATCGCATCGCGTTACGAACCGGGATTTGTCATCCCGGGACACGAACCGTCCCTGATTTTCACGGGCATATAG
- a CDS encoding cupin domain-containing protein, which produces MILRKINDVEKIDVGKPFGAPDNFMVIQWIISNEVGDERYRHSYALRKYTLQPGIPIEMIPFHSHNYIQSPCIISGTMIFQNGEGETVEAGPGDTVYFYANEPHRGTVKGDKPVELYCIIDCPGGGEDCVPEVPKAMTGGCG; this is translated from the coding sequence ATGATCCTGAGAAAGATCAATGATGTTGAGAAAATAGATGTCGGAAAGCCGTTTGGTGCGCCGGATAATTTCATGGTGATTCAGTGGATCATCAGCAATGAGGTCGGCGACGAACGGTACCGTCATTCATATGCCTTGAGGAAATACACGCTGCAGCCAGGTATTCCGATCGAGATGATCCCATTCCACAGCCACAACTATATTCAGTCGCCGTGCATCATTTCCGGAACCATGATTTTTCAGAACGGAGAAGGGGAGACGGTAGAGGCAGGACCCGGGGATACGGTCTATTTTTACGCCAATGAACCCCATCGGGGAACGGTCAAAGGGGACAAACCTGTAGAACTTTACTGCATCATTGATTGCCCCGGCGGTGGTGAAGATTGCGTTCCCGAAGTGCCGAAAGCCATGACGGGCGGATGTGGTTGA